In the Caenorhabditis elegans chromosome X genome, one interval contains:
- the sek-1 gene encoding Dual specificity mitogen-activated protein kinase kinase sek-1 (Confirmed by transcript evidence): MERKGRERKLPGMKIVMPTPVETPTMNLEDRCLIKLTNESEEIEIAATDLVVLEELGKGGYGIVEKMQHRQSGIIMAVKRIKSSINDQSQKQMLNELDACRRSDCCPQMVRFYGAMFREGDVWICMEVMDTSLDKFYRHAYKIGKHIPEPFIGKMALSVIEGLNFMKEQLNLIHRDVKPSNILLNRHGQVKICDFGISGHLTNSMAKTVQAGCKPYMPPERIDGETKSAYDVRADVWSLGITIIEIAVGTHPYANWKTPFEQLKQVVKEPPPKLPMESGFSVDCQYFVKRCLEKDYNERPKYPELLAMPFMEQARNEKQFSMARFINEILDTVWRR, translated from the exons ATGGAGCGAAAAG GACGTGAGCGCAAGCTGCCGGGCATGAAGATCGTGATGCCAACACCGGTCGAGACGCCCACAATGAATCTGGAAGACAGATGTCTTATCAA ATTGACAAACGAGTCCGAAGAGATTGAGATTGCCGCCACCGACCTCGTCGTACTCGAAGAACTTGGAAAAGGTGGATATGGGATTGTGGAGAAAATGCAGCACAGGCAGAGCGGGATAATTATGGCGGTAAAA CGAATCAAATCATCAATCAACGATCAATCTCAAAAGCAGATGCTCAACGAGCTAGACGCGTGCAGGAGAAGTGATTGCTGTCCGCAAATGGTACGGTTCTATGGAGCAATGTTTCGCGAAGGTGATGTCTGGATTTGCATGGAAGTGATGGACACGTCGCTGGACAAATTTTACCGGCACGCATACAAAATTGGCAAACACATTCCAGAGCCGTTTATTGGGAAAATGGCTCTGTCGGTCATTGAAGGACTCAACTTTATGAAAGAGCAACTGAATTTGATTCATCGAGACGTGAAACCGTCGAACATTCTGTTAAATCGACATGGACAAGTCAAGATTTgcgattttggaatttcaggtCACTTGACAAACAGCATGGCCAAG ACTGTACAAGCCGGATGCAAACCTTACATGCCACCAGAGAGAATTGATGGAGAGACTAAGTCAGCCTATGATGTGAGAGCTGATGTATGGAGTTTGGGTATAACAATAATTGAAATCGCCGTTGGCACCCATCCCTACGCAAATTGGAAAACCCCATTTGAACAATTGAAACAGGTTGTGAAAGAGCCGCCACCAAAATTGCCGATGGAAAGTGGTTTTAGTGTTGATTGTCAGTACTTTGTCAAGAGatg TCTTGAAAAGGATTACAATGAACGTCCCAAATATCCGGAATTATTGGCGATGCCGTTTATGGAGCAGGCAAGAAATGAGAAGCAATTTAGTATGGCTCGGTTTATCAATGAG ATTCTCGACACTGTTTGGCGACGATGA